The Lactuca sativa cultivar Salinas chromosome 2, Lsat_Salinas_v11, whole genome shotgun sequence genome includes a window with the following:
- the LOC111882521 gene encoding dolichyl-diphosphooligosaccharide--protein glycosyltransferase subunit 1B → MEVFVARSRLALISLLLALLSLSFGSSSSLTSSSSELQILTAERRIDLASHIIRVVLTLKVQNDGASPAKNVLLAFPPPQVKHLALIQAAELTGKKKKKAVHPLDVTPSDHADGPNGAKFFSISLRNPLTTGGSVSIEVSYILTQSLEPFPVEISQSEPQLVLYRDSALILSPYAIKQQTTVIRTPSTKVESFTRVEPSSQIRTELKYGPYENQSPYSYTPILVHFENNNPFAVVEELVREIEISHWGNLQITEHYTLVHNGAKHKGGFSRVEYQSRPTISGVSSFKHLVAKLPPRVHSVYYRDNIGNISTSHLRTSYSKSELEIEPRYPLLGGWRATFVIGYGLPLQDFLFESNDGRRYLNFSFGCPIAETVVNKITNKVVLPEGSKNPSVIVPFSVEHLSETKYTYLDIVGRPVVVLEKENVVPEHNSHFQVYYNFHPMFMLAEPLMLTSVFLFLFVAAVAYLHMDISIRK, encoded by the exons ATGGAGGTTTTCGTAGCCAGATCTCGTTTAGCCCTAATTTCCTTACTCCTCGCCCTGCTCTCCCTAAGTTTCGGATCGTCTTCTTCACTCACATCTTCATCATCGGAGCTTCAGATCCTCACCGCTGAACGCAGA ATTGATTTGGCTTCGCACATTATTAGGGTTGTCCTGACTTTGAAG GTACAAAATGATGGGGCATCTCCTGCTAAGAATGTTCTTCTTGCATTTCCACCACCACAAGTGAAGCATCTAGCACTGATCCAGGCTGCTGAACTTACtggaaaaaagaagaagaaagctgTCCATCCACTTGATGTGACACCAAGCGACCATGCTGATGGGCCAAATGGAGCCAAATTCTTCTCTATTTCTTTGAGGAATCCATTGACAACTGGTGGATCTGTCTCAATAGAAGTATCATATATATTGACCCAATCTCTTGAACCTTTCCCTGTAGAAATAAGTCAATCAGAACCCCAATTAGTCTTATACCGTGACAGTGCTTTAATATTATCACCATATGCAATTAAACAACAAACAACAGTCATCAGAACACCAAGCACCAAAGTGGAATCATTTACAAGAGTGGAACCTTCATCCCAAATACGTACTGAGTTGAAGTATGGACCTTATGAGAACCAGTCTCCATATTCATATACTCCTATACTTGTTCATTTTGAGAATAACAATCCATTTGCTGTGGTTGAGGAACTTGTGAGAGAAATTGAAATATCTCACTGGGGTAACCTTCAAATCACAGAGCATTACACTTTGGTGCATAATGGTGCTAAACACAAAGGAGGCTTCTCAAG GGTTGAATATCAATCTAGGCCAACTATCAGTGGTGTCTCTTCATTCAAGCATCTTGTAGCTAAATTACCCCCAAGGGTTCACTCTGTCTACTACCGTGATAACATAGGCAATATCTCAACATCACATTTACGCACAAGTTACAGCAAG TCTGAACTTGAAATAGAGCCACGATATCCTTTATTAGGAGGTTGGAGAGCCACCTTTGTCATTGGATATGGACTCCCACTTCAAGACTTCCTTTTTGAGTCAAATGATGGTAGGCGTTACCTCAACTTCAGTTTTGGGTGTCCAATTGCTGAAACAGTGGTAAACAAAATAACAAATAAG GTTGTCCTTCCTGAAGGATCAAAGAACCCATCTGTTATCGTTCCTTTTTCTGTAGAACACCTATCAGAG ACAAAGTATACTTATCTTGATATTGTTGGAAGACCAGTGGTGGTTTTGGAAAAGGAAAATGTAGTTCCTGAGCACAACTCTCATTTCCAG GTTTACTACAATTTCCACCCGATGTTCATGCTTGCAGAGCCATTGATGTTGACATCTGTTTTCTTGTTTTTGTTTGTTGCTGCTGTGGCTTATCTTCACATGGACATCTCAATAAGAAAATGA